From Pseudofrankia saprophytica, a single genomic window includes:
- a CDS encoding alpha/beta hydrolase — protein sequence MSADTGKPDTIVLIHGLWVTPRSWEHWVERYESQGYTVVAPAYPGFEIEVEAINADPSIMDDLTLRQVVDHLSAVIGALPTPPILIGHSAGGALTQILLDRGYGAAGVALNSAPTEGVLVAPLSQLRSTLPVLKNPANRHKAVGFTHEQFRYAFTNTFTEEESLRMYERYAIPAPGGIVWNGVLANFEPGHHDAWVDYKNDDRAPLLFISGGEDHIMPPAVQRSNAKHYKSTATVTEVKEYPGYAHLLPAQEGWEEIADFALTWAVAHAKGEATAPVGG from the coding sequence ATGAGCGCTGACACGGGAAAGCCCGACACGATTGTTCTCATCCACGGCCTGTGGGTCACACCCCGTAGCTGGGAGCACTGGGTCGAGCGGTACGAGAGCCAGGGGTACACGGTGGTCGCGCCGGCGTACCCCGGCTTCGAGATCGAGGTCGAGGCGATCAACGCGGACCCGAGCATCATGGACGACCTGACGCTGCGCCAGGTCGTCGACCATCTCTCTGCCGTCATCGGCGCGCTCCCGACGCCGCCGATCCTGATCGGGCACTCGGCGGGCGGTGCCCTCACCCAGATCCTTCTCGACCGCGGCTACGGGGCCGCCGGGGTCGCCCTCAACTCGGCGCCGACCGAGGGCGTGCTCGTCGCGCCGCTGTCCCAGCTGCGCTCGACCCTGCCGGTGCTGAAGAACCCGGCGAACCGGCACAAGGCGGTCGGGTTCACCCACGAGCAGTTCCGGTACGCGTTCACCAACACGTTCACCGAGGAGGAGTCGCTGCGGATGTACGAGCGCTACGCCATCCCGGCTCCTGGCGGGATCGTGTGGAACGGCGTCCTGGCGAACTTCGAGCCCGGCCACCACGACGCCTGGGTCGACTACAAGAACGACGACCGCGCCCCGCTGCTGTTCATCTCAGGCGGTGAGGACCACATCATGCCGCCGGCGGTCCAGCGGTCGAACGCCAAGCACTACAAGTCGACCGCCACTGTCACCGAGGTGAAGGAGTACCCGGGCTACGCGCACCTGCTGCCCGCTCAGGAAGGGTGGGAGGAGATCGCCGACTTCGCCCTGACCTGGGCGGTCGCGCACGCAAAGGGTGAGGCTACGGCGCCGGTCGGCGGTTGA
- a CDS encoding TetR family transcriptional regulator: MSAETLEHRPNGWELRRERVARQLERTALTLFASEAPQDVTVERIAAAAGISMRTFFRYFASRDEVLASLPRSLIELLCARVRARPPHESLVEAFSAAVRETNHEREGDRELLLTWGLAVHRSPETVMLALARGTVSTSAAFQAAVTARLGVGPDDPRAGAYAAALSGVVSYGFERWVAHGGTDSLSATLLDALATLPDLH; this comes from the coding sequence ATGAGCGCCGAGACCCTCGAGCACCGTCCGAACGGATGGGAGCTACGGCGCGAGCGCGTCGCCCGACAGCTGGAACGCACGGCGCTGACGCTGTTCGCGAGCGAGGCGCCGCAGGACGTGACGGTCGAGCGGATCGCCGCGGCCGCCGGGATCTCGATGCGCACGTTCTTCCGCTACTTCGCGAGCCGCGACGAGGTGCTCGCCTCGCTCCCGCGCAGCCTGATCGAGCTGCTGTGCGCCCGGGTCCGCGCCCGTCCGCCGCACGAGTCGCTGGTCGAGGCGTTCTCGGCCGCCGTCCGGGAGACGAACCACGAGCGTGAGGGCGACCGTGAGTTGCTGCTCACCTGGGGCCTCGCGGTGCACCGCTCGCCGGAGACCGTCATGCTGGCGCTGGCCCGCGGCACCGTCAGCACCTCCGCGGCCTTCCAGGCCGCGGTCACCGCCCGCCTGGGCGTCGGCCCCGACGACCCGCGTGCCGGCGCCTACGCCGCCGCCCTGTCCGGCGTGGTCAGCTACGGCTTCGAGCGCTGGGTCGCCCACGGCGGCACCGACTCCCTGTCCGCGACCCTCCTCGACGCCCTCGCCACCCTCCCCGACCTGCACTGA
- a CDS encoding MBL fold metallo-hydrolase: MSDKIRITHIGGPTVLIEAAGWRLLVDPTFDPPGRVYPFGLGTSSRKLAGPALSAADLGPVDAVLLSHDHHGDNLDDAGRALLPSVGTVVTTVPGARRLAAGSGGAVTARGLAPWEVTRLEAPGRTTIEITATPARHGPPLSRPVAGHVIGFALRWEGQRDGVLWVTGDTVLFKGVRQVAERFRIGAMLLHLGCVRFSLTGPVHYSMTAREAVTLLRLTEPAVAFPVHYEGWRHFKQGRADVERTLASAPVDLRDRVRWLPFGEPVDAMV; this comes from the coding sequence ATGAGCGACAAGATCCGTATCACCCATATCGGCGGACCGACGGTGCTGATCGAGGCGGCCGGCTGGCGGCTGCTCGTGGACCCGACGTTCGACCCGCCCGGCCGCGTCTACCCATTCGGCCTGGGCACGTCGTCACGCAAGCTCGCCGGCCCGGCCCTGTCCGCCGCCGACCTCGGCCCCGTCGACGCCGTCCTGCTCAGCCACGACCACCACGGCGACAACCTCGACGACGCCGGGCGCGCGCTGCTCCCGTCCGTCGGCACCGTCGTCACGACGGTGCCCGGCGCCCGCCGCCTCGCGGCCGGCAGCGGCGGCGCGGTCACCGCACGGGGCCTGGCCCCGTGGGAGGTCACGCGGCTGGAGGCACCCGGCCGGACCACGATCGAGATCACTGCCACGCCGGCGCGCCACGGCCCGCCGCTGTCCCGCCCGGTCGCCGGCCATGTGATCGGGTTCGCGCTGCGTTGGGAGGGCCAGCGGGATGGCGTGCTGTGGGTGACCGGGGACACCGTGCTCTTCAAGGGCGTGCGCCAGGTCGCCGAGCGCTTCCGGATCGGCGCGATGCTTCTTCACCTGGGCTGCGTGCGCTTCTCGCTGACCGGCCCGGTGCACTACAGCATGACCGCCCGGGAGGCGGTCACGCTGCTGCGCCTCACCGAGCCGGCCGTCGCCTTCCCGGTCCACTACGAGGGCTGGCGGCACTTCAAGCAGGGCCGCGCGGACGTCGAGCGGACCCTTGCCAGCGCCCCGGTGGACCTGCGTGACCGCGTCCGCTGGCTGCCGTTCGGCGAGCCCGTCGACGCGATGGTCTGA
- a CDS encoding helix-turn-helix transcriptional regulator, producing the protein MAGSDLAGPDSGSPGAHWPEVPAGGDSPAPVGPPPDSSPRRAADGELLGRAEALELVDMLLAGLGTSGAAWMLRGEPGIGKTALLDKAAARAAAAGVCVLRVSGVEFEAEIGLSALHQLLFPLRHLVGGLPERQRTAIDQVLGQADGPYLDPLVVAAGALALLVTATRLQPLLLLVDDVSWIDGASATVLGFVARRITGHPVLFLTAARPSGGTVFDQIGLPELPVTPLPDEAAGVLLDSHHPGLAPAARERLLTDAAGNPLALRELPTLLTPAQRAGRDLMPPQLPMSARLQAAFAVRLRGLPAVTRALLLGAALEPVAELGTLLAVVRGEPCARGAGADGAGADGIGVDGAGVDGAEAAGPGRPAVAATVDDLAPAERAGLVRPDPSTGRVAFLHPLIRSAVVQMSSVPERRDAHRRLARELPVDSDRRPWHLAEAAVGQDERIAAALEESARRTARRGNAAEAIRILLRSVGLTPTPVDRARRLAEAAYHASNCGRLDMADELLADARRLHPAAAGVVAADDAGAALGPFVPPDSPGPAGPTDTQRPQAVVGAAGQPGYGPLWPADRAGAASRSTHGAATEAGLLAFRLGDVDTAHRLLGAALDAATVSAATATADGTAATATATAAADDWADETASMLLVVCAHGGRAELWETFAAARRRLPGVLGGLTLVCHDALGDPANTAHGARERLRELAAALPFDPVPRLVLRLCLAAQYVDALGEYADLCRRMVERERDGGAVVHVVGGLTFLCFDHYLRGRWDEAVADAGEGLALADAHGYQLFSSRFRYVLAAVAAARGDVTAAVARSDAITAWAQPRRLLAHLTLGSHIRALVSIGQGDYEEAYAHAARISPPGVLASYVPQALWTVGDLVEAAVRTGRLQEARAHVAVATAADLPAISPRLALLVAGARAQVAAAERSAAARTCYESALAAPRADQWPFDHARLLLGYGEWLRREREVTRARRPLHAALETFDRLGALPWAARARGELRAAGVTVPSPRHAVPAGGGVADHRPHTGRPESLTPHELQIAHLAATGLTNRQIGERLGVGHRGVSAHLYRIFPKLGITSRAALRDALAAHAVDAE; encoded by the coding sequence GTGGCTGGGTCTGACCTCGCCGGCCCTGACAGCGGCTCGCCCGGCGCGCACTGGCCGGAGGTCCCCGCCGGCGGTGACTCGCCAGCACCAGTCGGCCCGCCGCCTGACTCGAGTCCGCGGCGGGCAGCGGACGGCGAGCTGCTCGGCCGGGCCGAGGCGCTCGAACTGGTCGACATGCTGCTCGCCGGCCTGGGCACGTCCGGCGCCGCCTGGATGCTGCGTGGGGAGCCGGGAATCGGCAAGACCGCGCTGCTGGACAAGGCCGCCGCACGGGCCGCGGCGGCCGGGGTATGCGTGCTGCGCGTCTCGGGCGTCGAGTTCGAGGCCGAGATCGGGCTGTCCGCGCTGCACCAGCTCCTGTTCCCGCTGCGGCACCTGGTGGGCGGCCTGCCGGAGCGGCAGCGCACCGCGATCGACCAGGTGCTGGGCCAGGCCGACGGGCCGTACCTGGACCCGCTGGTGGTGGCGGCCGGGGCGCTCGCGCTGCTCGTCACCGCGACGCGCCTCCAGCCGTTGCTCCTGCTGGTGGACGATGTCTCCTGGATCGACGGTGCCAGCGCGACCGTGCTCGGCTTCGTCGCCCGTCGGATCACCGGGCATCCGGTCCTCTTCCTGACGGCGGCGCGCCCGTCCGGTGGGACCGTCTTCGACCAGATCGGCCTGCCCGAGCTGCCGGTCACGCCACTGCCCGACGAGGCGGCGGGGGTGCTGCTCGACTCCCACCATCCGGGGCTCGCGCCGGCCGCCCGCGAACGACTGCTGACCGACGCGGCTGGCAACCCGCTGGCGCTGCGTGAGCTGCCGACCCTGCTCACCCCGGCGCAGCGCGCTGGCCGTGACCTGATGCCGCCGCAGCTGCCGATGAGTGCCCGGCTCCAGGCCGCGTTCGCCGTCCGGCTGCGGGGCCTGCCGGCCGTCACCCGCGCGCTGCTCCTGGGCGCCGCGCTCGAGCCCGTCGCCGAGCTGGGCACTCTGCTCGCCGTCGTGAGGGGCGAACCCTGCGCACGCGGCGCTGGTGCTGATGGCGCTGGTGCTGATGGCATTGGTGTTGATGGCGCTGGTGTCGATGGTGCCGAGGCCGCCGGGCCCGGTCGACCCGCGGTCGCCGCGACGGTCGACGACCTGGCGCCGGCGGAGCGTGCGGGCCTGGTCCGCCCCGACCCCAGCACCGGGCGGGTAGCCTTCCTGCACCCGCTGATCCGGTCGGCGGTCGTACAGATGTCGTCCGTCCCGGAGCGCCGCGACGCGCATCGCCGACTGGCCCGGGAGCTTCCCGTCGACTCGGACCGGCGGCCCTGGCACCTCGCGGAGGCCGCCGTCGGGCAGGACGAGCGGATCGCGGCCGCGCTGGAGGAGTCCGCGCGGCGGACCGCGCGCCGCGGCAACGCGGCGGAGGCCATTCGCATCCTGCTGCGGTCCGTCGGTCTCACCCCCACGCCAGTCGACCGCGCCCGCCGCCTCGCCGAGGCGGCCTACCACGCCAGCAACTGCGGGCGGCTCGACATGGCCGACGAGCTGCTCGCCGACGCTCGCCGGCTGCATCCCGCCGCCGCGGGCGTCGTCGCCGCCGACGACGCCGGCGCGGCCTTGGGCCCGTTCGTCCCGCCCGACTCGCCGGGGCCGGCCGGACCGACGGACACGCAGCGCCCGCAGGCCGTCGTCGGGGCCGCCGGCCAGCCCGGTTACGGCCCGCTCTGGCCGGCTGATCGGGCAGGCGCTGCCTCCCGGTCAACCCACGGCGCGGCTACCGAGGCCGGCCTGCTCGCCTTCCGCCTCGGTGACGTCGACACCGCCCATCGGCTGTTGGGCGCCGCGCTCGACGCCGCGACCGTGTCCGCCGCCACTGCCACCGCCGACGGCACCGCTGCCACGGCCACCGCCACCGCCGCCGCCGACGACTGGGCCGACGAGACCGCCAGCATGCTGCTCGTCGTGTGCGCTCACGGCGGCCGGGCCGAGCTGTGGGAGACCTTCGCCGCCGCCCGGCGCCGCCTCCCCGGAGTGCTCGGAGGGCTCACCCTGGTCTGTCACGACGCGCTCGGAGATCCCGCCAACACCGCGCACGGCGCCCGGGAGCGGCTGCGGGAGCTCGCGGCGGCACTGCCCTTCGACCCGGTACCCAGGCTGGTCCTGCGGCTCTGCCTCGCGGCGCAGTATGTCGACGCGCTTGGCGAGTACGCCGACCTGTGCCGGCGGATGGTCGAGCGGGAACGCGACGGCGGCGCGGTTGTCCACGTGGTGGGCGGGCTGACCTTCCTCTGTTTCGACCACTACCTGCGCGGTCGGTGGGACGAGGCGGTGGCCGACGCGGGCGAGGGCCTGGCACTGGCCGACGCGCATGGCTACCAGCTGTTCTCGTCCCGCTTCCGCTATGTGCTCGCCGCGGTCGCCGCGGCCCGCGGCGACGTCACCGCGGCGGTGGCGAGGAGCGACGCGATCACCGCCTGGGCGCAGCCGCGCCGGCTGCTGGCGCACCTGACACTCGGCTCGCACATCCGCGCTCTGGTCTCGATCGGCCAGGGCGACTACGAGGAGGCGTACGCTCACGCCGCCCGGATCAGTCCGCCGGGGGTGCTGGCCTCCTATGTCCCGCAGGCGCTGTGGACCGTCGGCGACCTGGTCGAGGCAGCGGTGCGCACCGGGCGGCTCCAGGAGGCGCGGGCGCATGTCGCCGTGGCCACCGCCGCGGACCTGCCGGCCATCTCGCCGCGGCTCGCCCTGCTGGTCGCCGGGGCGCGCGCCCAGGTGGCCGCGGCCGAGCGCTCCGCGGCGGCGCGGACCTGCTACGAGTCCGCGCTCGCCGCGCCGCGGGCCGACCAATGGCCGTTCGATCACGCACGGTTGCTGCTCGGCTATGGCGAATGGCTGCGGCGAGAGCGGGAGGTCACACGGGCGCGCCGTCCGCTGCACGCCGCGCTCGAGACGTTCGACCGGCTCGGTGCCCTGCCCTGGGCGGCGCGCGCCCGAGGCGAGCTGCGGGCCGCCGGGGTGACGGTCCCATCGCCGCGTCACGCCGTGCCCGCGGGCGGTGGTGTCGCCGACCACCGGCCTCACACGGGTCGGCCGGAGTCGCTGACTCCCCATGAGCTCCAGATCGCCCACCTCGCGGCGACCGGGCTGACCAACCGGCAGATCGGCGAGCGGCTCGGCGTCGGGCACCGCGGCGTCAGTGCCCACCTCTACCGGATCTTCCCGAAGCTGGGCATCACCTCCAGAGCGGCCCTGCGCGACGCGCTCGCCGCCCACGCCGTGGACGCCGAGTAG
- a CDS encoding SDR family NAD(P)-dependent oxidoreductase, with protein sequence MTPTRIVTPFGAASTAAEVVAGVDLGGRRAVVTGASSGIGTETARALAGAGAAVTLAVRDVAAGERTAADLVAATGNSDVTVAPLDLTEQASVRAFVAAWAGPLHLLVNNAGIMASPLVRTAEGWERQFATNHLGHFTLATGLRGALAAAGGARVVAVSSAAHLRSPVLFDDIHFTTSEYNPWVAYGQSKTANVLFAVEATRRWADDGITANAVHPGTIATNLGRYLSREELKRISIGSAAAVAAKEAAGSAGGEPAGGTGYAARKPGAPKSVAQGAATSVLVAVSPLLEGVGGRYFEDCGEATVAGPGDRFGVAPHALDPQSAARLWDVSAAMVGS encoded by the coding sequence ATGACGCCAACGAGGATTGTGACCCCCTTCGGCGCGGCGTCGACCGCGGCCGAGGTCGTGGCCGGGGTGGACCTCGGCGGCCGGCGCGCCGTCGTCACCGGCGCGTCCTCCGGCATCGGCACGGAGACCGCGCGGGCGCTCGCCGGCGCGGGTGCCGCCGTCACCCTGGCGGTCCGCGACGTCGCCGCGGGGGAGCGCACCGCCGCCGACCTCGTCGCGGCCACCGGGAACAGCGACGTCACCGTCGCCCCGCTCGACCTCACCGAGCAGGCCTCCGTGCGCGCGTTCGTCGCCGCCTGGGCCGGCCCGCTGCACCTCCTGGTCAACAACGCCGGGATCATGGCCTCGCCGCTCGTCCGCACCGCCGAGGGCTGGGAGCGCCAGTTCGCCACCAACCACCTGGGCCACTTCACGCTCGCCACCGGCCTGCGCGGCGCGCTCGCGGCGGCCGGCGGCGCCCGGGTCGTGGCCGTGAGCTCCGCCGCGCACCTGCGCTCGCCGGTGCTCTTCGACGACATCCACTTCACGACCAGCGAGTACAACCCGTGGGTCGCCTACGGCCAGTCGAAGACGGCGAACGTGCTGTTCGCCGTCGAGGCGACCCGCCGCTGGGCCGACGACGGCATCACCGCCAACGCCGTGCACCCCGGTACCATCGCGACCAACCTCGGCCGCTACCTCTCCCGCGAGGAGCTGAAGCGGATCAGCATCGGCTCCGCCGCCGCCGTGGCCGCCAAGGAGGCCGCTGGCTCCGCGGGTGGCGAGCCCGCAGGCGGCACCGGGTACGCGGCGCGCAAGCCGGGCGCTCCCAAGAGCGTCGCGCAGGGCGCGGCGACCTCCGTCCTGGTCGCGGTCTCCCCGCTGCTCGAGGGCGTCGGCGGCCGGTACTTCGAGGACTGCGGCGAGGCCACGGTCGCCGGTCCTGGCGACCGCTTCGGCGTCGCCCCCCACGCTCTCGACCCGCAGAGCGCCGCCCGTCTCTGGGACGTCTCCGCCGCGATGGTCGGCTCCTAG
- a CDS encoding nucleotide disphospho-sugar-binding domain-containing protein: protein MRVLFTTVPMHGHFYPMVPLAHAFRSAGHEVLVATPASLVDAVTSAGLPVAVTGPPLGLTEIMMVDREGRPVPPPATPDELMVSGGKAWGRLAARTLPATEAIIDGWRPDLVVAEPSEIAGPLVAALRGIPWVRHNWGITSLPRSLPFTAQELAGELAELGLDGLPEPDAVVKVAPASIAGDEDPDGLPSRYVPYNGPGVLPDWALAKRSGPRILLTFGSLVPHMRFRDFVAVLGELAAGLPALGAEVVVGVEPAFAERLGELPDGVLDVGWQPLSLVLPACDLLVHHGGSGSLLTALAHGVPQLALPQSSDQFVNSFTLAGIGAGRLLMPDRLNAEAVLVEARELLDDPGYAEKAKGVAAQIADMPSPAQVASTLAELTTG, encoded by the coding sequence ATGAGGGTGCTGTTCACCACCGTTCCGATGCACGGCCACTTCTACCCGATGGTCCCGCTCGCGCACGCCTTCCGCTCCGCGGGTCACGAGGTCCTGGTCGCCACGCCGGCGAGCCTGGTCGACGCGGTCACCTCCGCCGGTCTCCCGGTCGCCGTCACCGGGCCGCCGCTCGGCCTCACCGAGATCATGATGGTGGACCGCGAGGGCCGGCCGGTGCCGCCGCCGGCGACCCCGGACGAGCTGATGGTCTCCGGCGGCAAGGCGTGGGGCCGGCTCGCGGCCCGCACCCTGCCGGCGACCGAGGCGATCATCGATGGCTGGCGCCCCGACCTGGTCGTCGCCGAGCCGAGCGAGATCGCCGGCCCGCTGGTCGCCGCCCTGCGCGGCATCCCCTGGGTGCGCCACAACTGGGGCATCACCTCGCTGCCGCGCAGCCTGCCGTTCACCGCCCAGGAGCTGGCCGGCGAACTCGCCGAGCTCGGCCTCGACGGCCTGCCGGAGCCGGACGCGGTGGTGAAGGTCGCCCCGGCGAGCATCGCCGGCGACGAGGACCCCGACGGCCTGCCGTCGCGGTACGTGCCCTACAACGGCCCGGGCGTCCTGCCCGACTGGGCGCTGGCGAAGCGGAGCGGGCCGCGCATCCTGCTGACCTTCGGCAGCCTGGTGCCGCACATGCGGTTCCGCGACTTCGTCGCCGTGCTCGGCGAGCTCGCCGCCGGCCTGCCCGCGCTCGGCGCGGAGGTCGTCGTCGGGGTGGAGCCGGCCTTCGCCGAGCGCCTCGGCGAGCTGCCGGACGGGGTGCTCGACGTCGGCTGGCAGCCGCTGTCGCTGGTGCTGCCCGCCTGCGACCTGCTCGTCCACCACGGCGGGTCGGGCTCGCTGCTGACCGCGCTGGCCCATGGCGTGCCGCAGCTGGCGCTGCCGCAGAGCTCCGACCAGTTCGTCAACTCGTTCACCCTCGCCGGGATCGGCGCGGGCCGGCTGCTGATGCCCGACCGGCTGAATGCCGAGGCGGTGCTCGTCGAGGCCCGGGAGCTGCTCGACGATCCCGGCTACGCCGAGAAGGCGAAGGGCGTGGCCGCGCAGATCGCCGACATGCCCTCGCCCGCGCAGGTCGCCTCGACCCTGGCCGAGCTCACCACCGGCTGA
- a CDS encoding antibiotic biosynthesis monooxygenase family protein, producing MKVRVMIWAAAPEDRPEAVEEVYHQISAELVGTPGLLGNHLMRSIHDPSRFVVVSEWTNMADFVAWEQDARHKPTTSPLRSLHDPDRRPVIYEEVAAYGATGRLTDVTI from the coding sequence ATGAAGGTCCGAGTCATGATCTGGGCCGCCGCGCCGGAGGACAGGCCGGAGGCCGTCGAGGAGGTCTACCACCAGATCAGTGCGGAGCTGGTCGGCACCCCTGGCCTGCTCGGCAACCACCTGATGCGCTCGATCCACGACCCCAGCCGGTTCGTCGTCGTCAGCGAGTGGACCAACATGGCCGACTTCGTCGCCTGGGAGCAGGACGCCAGGCACAAGCCCACCACGTCACCGCTGCGCTCCCTGCACGACCCCGACCGCCGGCCGGTGATCTACGAGGAGGTCGCCGCCTACGGTGCTACCGGCCGGCTCACGGACGTCACCATCTGA
- a CDS encoding antibiotic biosynthesis monooxygenase family protein: MARSDYDAEMTEGPGAGPPAADLPFRVMLTMHIHPGREEEFERTWLRIGDGVTGHPANLGQWLVRSADEPSTYYIVSDWVNERLFREFEATPGHLEHRKILHPLRARGSMVSGALLAYLPGAAGAAPAPAPATAPTATEAETPAVESLRTPVGAA; encoded by the coding sequence ATGGCCAGAAGCGACTACGACGCCGAGATGACGGAGGGCCCCGGCGCGGGGCCACCCGCCGCGGACCTGCCGTTCCGGGTGATGCTGACCATGCACATCCACCCGGGGCGCGAGGAGGAGTTCGAGCGGACCTGGCTGCGCATCGGTGACGGCGTCACCGGCCACCCGGCGAACCTCGGGCAGTGGCTCGTCCGCTCGGCCGACGAGCCGAGCACCTACTACATCGTGAGCGACTGGGTGAACGAGCGGCTGTTCCGCGAGTTCGAGGCCACCCCTGGCCACCTGGAGCACCGGAAGATCCTGCACCCGCTGCGGGCCCGCGGCTCCATGGTCAGCGGTGCCCTGCTGGCCTACCTGCCCGGCGCCGCGGGCGCGGCCCCGGCCCCGGCCCCGGCCACCGCCCCGACGGCGACCGAGGCCGAGACCCCCGCCGTGGAGTCGCTGCGCACGCCGGTGGGTGCCGCATGA
- a CDS encoding SDR family NAD(P)-dependent oxidoreductase, translating into MFADLAGKRALVTGGTRGIGRAVALGLARAGAHVVVSHQQESEAAESLRRELKETGGNHLVMIAEAADPAAITALLDATGAHLGGLDIVVNNVGTISHVPYDRLPLDEWNAVLTTNLTVTHLVTQGALPLLGDSGAVVNVGSGSVVGVPLRAHYTAAKAGLIGLTRSLAKELGARGIRVNLVTPGITETDHANGMPDAVRQGYVSRIPLGRLGTSEEVAAVVLFLASDVSSYVNGANYSVDGGI; encoded by the coding sequence ATGTTCGCCGACCTGGCTGGCAAGCGCGCGCTGGTGACCGGCGGGACCCGTGGCATCGGCCGCGCGGTCGCCCTCGGCCTGGCACGTGCCGGCGCCCACGTCGTCGTCAGTCACCAACAGGAGAGTGAAGCGGCCGAGAGCCTGCGCCGCGAGCTGAAGGAGACCGGGGGCAACCACCTGGTCATGATCGCCGAGGCGGCCGACCCGGCCGCGATCACCGCGCTGCTCGACGCGACCGGCGCGCACCTCGGCGGCCTCGACATCGTCGTCAACAACGTCGGCACGATCAGCCATGTCCCCTACGACCGGCTTCCGCTCGACGAGTGGAACGCCGTCCTCACCACCAACCTGACCGTCACCCACCTGGTCACCCAGGGGGCGCTGCCCTTGCTGGGCGACTCCGGCGCGGTCGTCAACGTCGGCTCCGGCAGCGTCGTCGGGGTGCCGCTGCGCGCGCACTACACGGCGGCGAAGGCGGGACTGATCGGCCTGACCCGGTCCCTGGCCAAGGAGCTCGGCGCCCGGGGGATCCGGGTCAACCTGGTCACTCCCGGCATCACCGAGACCGACCACGCGAACGGGATGCCCGACGCGGTCCGCCAGGGCTACGTCAGCCGGATCCCGCTTGGCCGCCTCGGCACGTCCGAGGAGGTCGCGGCGGTCGTGCTGTTCCTCGCCAGCGACGTCTCCAGCTACGTCAACGGCGCCAACTACTCAGTCGATGGAGGTATCTGA
- a CDS encoding beta-ketoacyl synthase N-terminal-like domain-containing protein → MTPTSQITTSQQTSQIGFANPAGTPGFADPAGTPFDDLAGTPGTVLAPGTGPAAGEESPLARPVITGLGVVAPGGVGVEEFWAATLRGELAITPITRFDASPYAARLAGQVPDFDPVDHLDNRFIVQTDRWTWFGMAATRLALADAGYDPATRDPYETSVIFGAGSGGNDFGQKELSRLHTRGRTAVSVYQSIAWFYAATTGQTSIRHGLKGPSGVVVADGTGGIDSLAQARRTIRRGTASVLAGAAESGLTPYALTCHLSSGRVSTAADPRLAYKPFDVRAGGYLPGEGGATLLVEHPAAAAERGAQKVYGEIAGYAATHDAHHHSRPAASPAWLAAAMRRALADAGVAPGEVDVVFADGAGSRDLDALEAAALRDVFGAGSVAVTAPQGLFGRLCAGGSALAAAAALLALRDGVLPAVGNLDEPDPAYGLDLVREPRPCAARVAMVVARGFGGFNSVLILRRPA, encoded by the coding sequence ATGACCCCGACCTCCCAGATCACGACCTCCCAGCAGACCTCCCAGATTGGCTTCGCCAATCCGGCAGGGACCCCGGGCTTCGCCGATCCGGCAGGGACCCCGTTCGACGATCTTGCGGGAACCCCGGGCACCGTTCTGGCGCCAGGCACGGGGCCGGCGGCGGGGGAGGAGTCGCCGCTGGCCCGGCCGGTCATCACCGGCCTCGGCGTGGTCGCCCCGGGTGGCGTCGGCGTCGAGGAGTTCTGGGCGGCGACGCTGCGCGGCGAGCTGGCGATCACCCCGATCACCCGGTTCGACGCGTCCCCCTACGCCGCCCGGCTCGCCGGCCAGGTCCCTGACTTCGACCCGGTCGACCACCTGGACAACCGGTTCATCGTGCAGACCGACCGCTGGACGTGGTTCGGCATGGCGGCGACCAGGCTCGCGCTCGCCGACGCCGGCTACGACCCGGCGACGCGGGACCCCTACGAGACCTCGGTGATCTTCGGGGCCGGCTCGGGGGGCAACGACTTCGGCCAGAAGGAGCTGTCCCGCCTGCACACCCGGGGCCGCACAGCGGTGTCGGTCTACCAGTCGATCGCCTGGTTCTACGCGGCGACCACCGGCCAGACCTCGATCCGCCACGGCCTGAAGGGTCCGAGCGGGGTCGTGGTCGCCGACGGCACCGGCGGGATCGACAGCCTCGCGCAGGCCAGGCGCACGATCCGCCGGGGCACGGCGAGCGTGCTCGCCGGCGCCGCCGAGTCGGGCCTGACGCCGTACGCGCTGACCTGCCACCTCTCCAGCGGCCGGGTCAGCACCGCCGCCGACCCACGGTTGGCGTACAAGCCGTTCGACGTGCGCGCGGGCGGCTACCTGCCCGGCGAGGGCGGCGCGACGCTGCTCGTCGAGCACCCGGCCGCTGCCGCCGAGCGGGGCGCGCAGAAGGTCTACGGCGAGATCGCCGGCTACGCCGCCACGCACGACGCCCACCACCACAGCCGCCCGGCCGCCAGCCCCGCCTGGCTCGCCGCCGCGATGCGCCGGGCCCTCGCGGACGCGGGCGTCGCGCCGGGCGAGGTCGACGTCGTCTTCGCCGACGGCGCCGGCTCGCGCGACCTCGACGCGCTGGAGGCGGCGGCGCTGCGGGACGTGTTCGGCGCGGGCTCGGTGGCGGTGACCGCGCCGCAGGGCCTGTTCGGCCGGCTGTGCGCCGGTGGCTCGGCGCTCGCGGCGGCGGCGGCGCTGCTCGCGCTGCGCGACGGGGTGCTGCCAGCCGTCGGCAACCTGGACGAGCCGGACCCCGCCTACGGGCTGGACCTGGTCCGCGAGCCGCGGCCCTGCGCCGCCAGGGTGGCGATGGTCGTCGCCCGAGGCTTCGGCGGCTTCAACAGCGTCCTCATCCTGCGCCGCCCCGCCTGA